A genome region from Littorina saxatilis isolate snail1 linkage group LG16, US_GU_Lsax_2.0, whole genome shotgun sequence includes the following:
- the LOC138950258 gene encoding uncharacterized protein isoform X2 — MAHVMFVESDVDGDGVLHLRELIDVFREYDDVDNPDGIVTREEYVKYQTRHDPELDGLSHELYNVYDVNNDHRLTMDDYDGFYRQMDVDTDDSVTEPEFTTYWTKLFNSVKHHTNLIC; from the exons ATGGCGCACGTGATGTTCGTGGAGTCTGACGTGGACGGTGACGGCGTGCTGCACCTCAGGGAGCTGATCGACGTCTTCAGGGAGTATGACGATGTTG ATAATCCTGACGGCATAGTGACGCGTGAAGAGTACGTCAAATACCAGACACGTCACGACCCCGAGCTGGACGGACTGTCCCACGAGCTGTACAACGTCTATGACGTCAACAATGACCACCGCCTGACCATGGACGACTACGACGGCTTCTACAGGCAGATGGACGTGGACa CTGATGACAGTGTGACAGAACCAGAGTTCACGACCTACTGGACCAAG CTGTTCAACAGCGTCAAGCACCACACCAACCTCATCTGTTAG
- the LOC138950258 gene encoding uncharacterized protein isoform X1 codes for MLYLVLALIALLPACLGQQQDCVPADFMAHVMFVESDVDGDGVLHLRELIDVFREYDDVDNPDGIVTREEYVKYQTRHDPELDGLSHELYNVYDVNNDHRLTMDDYDGFYRQMDVDTDDSVTEPEFTTYWTKLFNSVKHHTNLIC; via the exons ATGCTGTACTTGGTGCTTGCTCTCATCGCCCTGCTTCCAGCCTGTCTGGG aCAGCAGCAGGACTGCGTGCCAGCGGACTTCATGGCGCACGTGATGTTCGTGGAGTCTGACGTGGACGGTGACGGCGTGCTGCACCTCAGGGAGCTGATCGACGTCTTCAGGGAGTATGACGATGTTG ATAATCCTGACGGCATAGTGACGCGTGAAGAGTACGTCAAATACCAGACACGTCACGACCCCGAGCTGGACGGACTGTCCCACGAGCTGTACAACGTCTATGACGTCAACAATGACCACCGCCTGACCATGGACGACTACGACGGCTTCTACAGGCAGATGGACGTGGACa CTGATGACAGTGTGACAGAACCAGAGTTCACGACCTACTGGACCAAG CTGTTCAACAGCGTCAAGCACCACACCAACCTCATCTGTTAG